From Malaya genurostris strain Urasoe2022 chromosome 2, Malgen_1.1, whole genome shotgun sequence:
tgatgctatcgaaattttcgcaaccaaagttgttttttcgtaattttcaaaatttctattgatttcggttaccggcaccccaaggtgttaGGCTACCGACACCcccttttttcgacaaatcgtaaaaaattgtcagtgatatgcagagatgccaaatctgaaaatttgtctgtaaattatcaaatttcgtaCTTAACCTGCAAACCTCTATTcgaataaattccgtttttgctttgaataattgcacttATATTGTTCCATTTTTAGTAAAATTGGGGTGCCggaaaccgaacacctttttaaaaatggccaaaatttatcagttTACTAAATTGACAATAAAGCTTTTTCAAATGAAGgattttagctttccattgatgtatattaTGTCCGGATAATATGCACTTAGTCAGATGTTATAAGCTAAAAATAAAAGGGTACCGGTAactgaacactctcccctactttATGAAAAATACACCTTGCCAGATAAACTGGTGGTTTAAAGTTGGATTgatgttgtttttatgcatgtacgatgtttcgaagtgtgattgattcgaacgtaaacggtaatacgaatttgacatactttcgaacgtatcgcatacggccgtaaacaagaataagggcgattaacAATGCAAAGAAGGAGTTTTTAGGAGTTGGTGATTTTGAACTACAGGGCTATTAAAATCGTTCGAATTATGTGATACTATAGTGAGTGCCTTCATTGGTTTGAGGTATATTATGAATTAAGCACTAAATATGTATGTACAAATAAGTTATACTTGTATTTAACCCAGAGAACGGTTTCACAGTAgatgtattgaaaattattAAACGGATCAACTACtgttgaattattttttgtgcGTGTAAGCTTATCTATAGTAGAAATACATCGGCAGAACTCAAGACTGCCGGCTGTCTGGATTCTCccggattttcatttcagtccaTATAAAAAAACGCCAGAACTTTCTCGATATTCGaccacccagagcaataaacacatgagaatattattagAACATTTACTAACACAGTATCCTTTCCCTTATGTGAATGCAGAGCATTCCTCGGTTTCTCGAACCAACAATTCTTCCCTTCCCAAGTCAATTTGCATTCGGGTGTAGCCGGCTACGATGGCCTGGGCATGTCCTTAGAATGCCGGACGACagtccagtgaaaatggttcttgaaactGATCCAGCTGAGGACAGAAAGAAGAGGAGTAAAACCAGGCAATGAAgacgcatccgtgccttgagtggctagcGACGACCGAGTTAGTTGGAGacatatgcttgatacagcaaaagaCACCTCAGGACTATGTTGATCAGTAGACAGGGATCAATGCAATTTACACAATGAAGAACAAAGTATTATTTCCAAACATAGTTCTGCAGACCATTCTGCAAATAAGTTCAGAAAATAGGACCAACATGAAAGTATGAGcagtaaatgttttttttttttgtcgtgccaGCATAATTATGAGGAACTTGACTGAATAACATTTTTCACTGAAGACTTCGAATACCATGATCCAAGTAAACATTTCGTCCgataaaccaaacaaaaaatccATTTGCATTCAATTTGGCCCTTTCCGTTTTTTTACCGCACACACGTAGAATTTATTGTGAATTTTGATAATGGTAACCAATCTCGGGACCACCACCGCAATCAAACAACTGCAGTGGTGGTAGTTCCAAAGGATATAGATGAATGAGGGTTGAGAGGTAATGATAGTTGAATTATTCTTACTGACTTTGGACTCGGATGTGCCGATTGTGCTGCCGACACCGACATTCGATGACGATTTACCAAACCTTGCCGACAATGCTGAAGAAGTCGCCACCATACTGGAACCGGATTCATGTTTCTCTTGCTTGATGGTTATTCCTCCCGGCAGCAGTTCCGGTTGCACACTAGAATAAAATAGCTTAAATTAGTCAGTTCGTTTATCGGTAGTTACTTCAGACGAAAATTTTCTATGATTAGAAGGCGATTGGTTAGATTttaacaaatctaatcaaaccgcTAGCTTCTGACAGGCCTAAACAATGTCTGGTagggaactagaactgaacacgATTTACAGTTACTCGACTCACATCGTTGACGGATCCAGCGTCGAATCGGGCTTCTTATCTGATTCCTCGTCTTCTGAGCTGTCCGTGTTGACATCACATTCACTGGAACTCTGGTCATCGCGCTTTCGTCCATAATATCGTCGAATAGGAACTTCAGGTTCCGGTTCCACCAGCACAGGCACTTTTACAGATGGTTCTTCCTTTTTAACCAGAACTGGTGGCAATGTAACGACACCTGCGGTTCCAGCGGCAACGGGAGCCTTCTCAGGTGGTTCAATTTTGAAGCTTGTTTTACGAGCGGGTGAAGATTGAGACTTTGGTTTCGGACGAGCAGGACTAGGGCTTCTAGAAGAGTTGGATTCAGAGCTGGATGTTTTCCGTAAAGGCTTTCGAACGGGCGATGATGTTGAAGAAGAAGACGACCTCGCTTTCCTATGCCGCGATCCATAATCTGGGGAGCGACGAGATGTTCTACGCCCTCGCGAGTGCGATCTCGAACGAGATGACCTTGAACTGGAACGTGAATGTCGTCTGTATTTCGAATAAGGTCTCTTTCCTTTCGAACGACTGCGGCTTTTTCGTCTTCTCCaagatcttgatcttgatccgCTTCTACTTCGGTCACTGTAGCTTCTAGATCTTCGCTGATACTGAGCCGGTATCTTGCTCTCTTCCGGTTTTGTACTTATGGTTTTTAATTTTTCCAAGTTTTGCTTCACTTTCTCAGCATACGAGCTACTCTTAAATTTGGAAGACCCTGCCTGACCCTGGGTGTCTTTGTTAAAGCTTATCGATATTTTCGAGTGCGGTTGAAGTTCATCTTCACCACCAAATGAGGTAATATAGGTTATTTTTCCTGAATTAACAGGCGATGGAGATCGCGAACTATCGTTTGGATCATCATATGTCCGCGGAACCAGTTCTTCCTTGGCCGCATAACTTGGCGGACTGGTTGGTCTCCCTGCAAATTTTCGCTCTCTTTGTGCTCTCCGTTCCCGGCGACTTTTTCTACCGCTGAACATAATCTTCTCTTGCTCTTCTTCTCGTGCCATCCTTAATGCTTCGGCTTCGTCTGCATCCTTCGTCAAATACGAGTAGAAATCGTTACTCTTCATTCCGTAGTGCCGTCCACAGGCATTCATTTCGTGCGCCTGGGCATTTCCAACCTTGTTTATATCTATGGAAACATCCATATCCAAGTCCGAATCCGAATCACTCTTCATGCACTCATCGTACTTATTGGTCGCCGTGGACTGCTCTATTGCCGTGATGGTCTGCGTAAAAGGAACCACTCCAGTGGGTTCCGTTTCCTCGTATGTATATCCGATTGCCACTCCCGCACCGGCTTTTTTCTTCGACGACGATGCCTTCTGTTCGGCCTCCACCTGAGCACTGACACCGAATTGTTCCTCTAGGAAAAGCTGATGCAGGAATTTCTCCTCGCTGATGGCTGCAAATAAATAGTAGCTATCAAAACTTTGGCAATAAATTTCGGCggttttaaaatatatttgttgATTTTATTTTCGAAGGAAGTTAATCATGGGTTAATTTTCGTTAATAATGAAAAGAACTAAGCAATTGTTATCGTTGCACAAAGATCGAAGGATGGTTTCATGAAACAAAAAGAAGACATCATTAAGAAATATTATACATTTTAGAGAATGCATTTTAAATTTAGAACACAAGTTCGGGATTGCTACTCTCAGTAAATTAGACctttgaaaattaaatgtttAATATATTTGTGTTTTTCATCCATTTCTGCTCTAATTTCGATTGAAATTATTCCGACTTTAGAATGAAAACATGACTTCTACCAACAGCCACCATGGATGCATAGTTACCCACCGAGGAACTCGTTCTGTGCAAGAACGCGATACCGCTCGTAGTTCATGGCACGTTCCTCCACATCCAGCACATCGTCTTCTGCCGGTTGGTCCGGTTTGTTGGTTACTGTCGGGATATAATCCAGATGGGCTCGGACGTCAAACCGATCAATCAGATTATCCTTCTGACCTTGCCACGGCATCCTGTAATTGAAGGTGAAAGAAAAAGAACGAATCCCATTAATCAACGGTTCAATTGATTGGTGGTAATCAGGACAGCCTGCAAACATGAAACCgccttttttttgcttctcTCGGCTAGTGTAACCAGTCGGATCACaatcgaatagaaaaaaaaacaaggtttCGTTTTGCAGGAAGCGGAAAATACTGTAGTAGTAGGGCAAGCAGGTTTTTCATTCTGCTTTTTTGCAATATCACTTGCATGATGGCTGGATTCTCTGCAGCTGCCGCCACGCTCGGGTCCAGATGAATCTTGCATTTGCGACCATGAACTTGAAGAAACTGCGTTGGATCGGCTTTCTGTGGGCAAACAACAAAATACGCGCATTAGAATaacaaagctctcattgtccgcTGCGGGTCGAGTCAAAAAGGGGTGCGATTGTTCAATCAGCGTTACTGTTATGAGATTCTATATAAGAGCATGCTAATTTGTCACTAGTAACCGATATAATCTCGATAAGAATTGACATAGCGAACATTTGAACTATGAAGTTAGATGACTAGCCTTTTTCAATGCAAAACTACATTCAGCTAACCAGACTAATCGAACACATTTTGACTCTGGTCACCCTACACGGACACAGGATGCAGGAATAAAATGCAAATCAAACTGGTTCCGTCTACAAACGCACTATTCTCTCATAGAAATCCTGCCTCCGTTCGGCCCTCTTCCGGTAGTCTACCAGCATGCCACGGatctttttttcttgtttccgCGCTTCGTGCcacattttcattggttttctaaTTCTAGCCTGTATTGCTCGATATGGAACTAAACCGCCACAAAAACTTTCCGACGATCGGTACAcatcaatcgatttttttctttttcgaatgAACGTTCAGTactaatgcaaaaaaaacactaaaCGACCTTGTCGCATCTCACTCAGTGAGGAATTCGGTTACTAACAGACCACCGAAAGGCACTTTTCCAACAAATGTTTCTATGAAATTTGAAGACTATAAAAATTTGCGAAAACTCCGTCCACACCGCAAAACTATGCATCCATTTTTGAATCCGGCTTCGACCTGCGGTACCAAAGTTTTGGCGTTACTAGTGACAGTTCGAATGTCAAAGATTTAATCTTACACACACAAGCATAAACAACTATTTTAATATAATAACTAtaccaacactgaaaaaaaaaacttcccgCATGAGGATGGCTGCTAGAAGGCTGACTAAACTCTGCGAGCGggcaaaatatggctggcagcctcaccgctgccagacataCACCTTAAACGATACAACCATATCCAACAGGGTTTTTTCACATCggaatttttgacattttcagcgaagatgAACAGAtggaaacgctcggctaactaagatacaggcgactatgttctgccaaattggatttgacaaccgtcactgaatcaattttggtagccgtctggtggccatggctgcccaggcagCCAAAAGGCCGAGCAGGTTTAACAACCCACCCGGTGAATTTTAATGACCCACATCGGTCCTATCATGGGCCCGATTATTGGGCTGTCATCGAATAATTCTGCTTCAATCCACCCGTCATCGgataattctgcaccatttgcgtCAACCGTCAATCTGAAAAAGCTTTACGCTTGCATTGTGTATTCATGAGCAAAAGACATGAGAGATACCAACCAAGCCATTTTCGAACCGATATCTCCCCGGTAAGGTGATAAAGAGTATCGGACTTTTATTATCTTTCGCTCATTAAGGGtttgaccgacgacacgaccagacactccgaacaaaaacgaaataaaaattgttcctgagtgatttaccgccagttaccccaaatatagcgaccccttgtgaaaaatgaaaataaaactttcaaacaacactgttctggttgctacaAAAAAATTACCAAGGTACCCTAGCAATatgaataaacaaacaaattaaaaGAGTTCTGCCATTCAATTGATTCCTGGTAAGAAATAAAGAAGATGGTGATAGAATAGTCCTGGAGAACGGCCAGTTACTCAACCAGATCTGTATCTGAGATAAATATTGATATGTATATTGAATACTTATTTCATTTCGTCTTTTTATTGGTAGGGTATTTCGCTTTTTCCTGTAAGTTCAGATTGTACATGTACCAACTTTGAAAATGCGGATAGATTAGCTTAACTACATTTAGACCACTGCTAAGCTTTTACAAGAAGATGGGAAGAAGAACTAAAATACGCAAAAAGCCACACAGCATACTCAATAAATGATTCATGAGTTCCCCGGATATTTCTGTCAATCTCGATTACATGCTACGACTCAAGaatattaaatattaaaaaGAGCAGATACGAAATATGGATATTTGAAGTCTATCTTTACTTTAGTCTAATTGGACTATCTTCACGTAAGAAAAACATTCGTAGGAAGATACAGATGCCTATAATGTCTCGGCGAATGACCAAAggctaaaataaacaactaacaACTAAAGACCGTACTATAGCACTTCACTAAGAATCTATTATAAATTTTCATCTAGAATTTCTTTTAGTAATGTTTATCGAAGTCGTATTGGTCGTTTTTATATTTTGTCTCATTTTTCTCGCACATGTTTTTTTAACAAACAATTAACACATTAATTATATTCGATAGTATCGATTTCATGTTTCGTGATCTAAATTACTTTCTTTGTTGTTTAATCGAACCACATTTGTTTGATAAAAATGCATTAACTTGTTTTGCATCTCATTTCGCTACCTTTTATATCTTAAGGGCCTTGTTCCAACCACTTCATTCCTAAACATTTGGATTAGTGTGAGCGGTTTTCTCGGCAGCTTCCGGGGGCAAATCGCAAACGCGATTGCAGACAATTTTGAAGCCtcttaaaaaaatcattagttgTTTTATGAGCTATTGATTTTAATTAAACCTGGGTATAATTCATTTATACTTGCCAATTCGTTTTCTTCCTTTGCGCCCTGATTTAGAACCGTGTTGAAATACATATAACATATTGAGTCGTTTTATCCTATTTACATTTTTAAATGGAGCAACAATCGTAACCTAGGATGTTGTAACAGTTATTCTAAAAACAACAGTTTATCAACCTGGGTTGCCAGTATCAAATATATTTCCTAagctttcattttgacattacgagttactgaggggtagttaaatttacaatacagttttaataagcgagtggcaggtcgtgtcgtcggtttaaccgtaaggtcattcgcctcttagggccaaaAAACTCTGGCCCAATgttccaaccccgatatattccATTCCCTGAGTATCAGGAATTCGTCGtactttttgttttggtttatctacactct
This genomic window contains:
- the LOC131432580 gene encoding CLK4-associating serine/arginine rich protein — encoded protein: MKMWHEARKQEKKIRGMLVDYRKRAERRQDFYERIKADPTQFLQVHGRKCKIHLDPSVAAAAENPAIMMPWQGQKDNLIDRFDVRAHLDYIPTVTNKPDQPAEDDVLDVEERAMNYERYRVLAQNEFLAISEEKFLHQLFLEEQFGVSAQVEAEQKASSSKKKAGAGVAIGYTYEETEPTGVVPFTQTITAIEQSTATNKYDECMKSDSDSDLDMDVSIDINKVGNAQAHEMNACGRHYGMKSNDFYSYLTKDADEAEALRMAREEEQEKIMFSGRKSRRERRAQRERKFAGRPTSPPSYAAKEELVPRTYDDPNDSSRSPSPVNSGKITYITSFGGEDELQPHSKISISFNKDTQGQAGSSKFKSSSYAEKVKQNLEKLKTISTKPEESKIPAQYQRRSRSYSDRSRSGSRSRSWRRRKSRSRSKGKRPYSKYRRHSRSSSRSSRSRSHSRGRRTSRRSPDYGSRHRKARSSSSSTSSPVRKPLRKTSSSESNSSRSPSPARPKPKSQSSPARKTSFKIEPPEKAPVAAGTAGVVTLPPVLVKKEEPSVKVPVLVEPEPEVPIRRYYGRKRDDQSSSECDVNTDSSEDEESDKKPDSTLDPSTIVQPELLPGGITIKQEKHESGSSMVATSSALSARFGKSSSNVGVGSTIGTSESKSGVSSTMCSSKSLNPRDRLKRKMQILLNKQFKADKKAEIEKVERQIQQQQEREDEMRELALKLRRRQRELRHKYGTPESDKSPSKSGESSDDGSYKEPHMPPVKEPSPPPKPPSVPPATSFTSSAIIERKPILRRVVPVETSRSPSLVRSTRRRSDSRSRSRSPAMSGRSIGIIGGSGSTSSNRRYDDRPRRRSPPPAPPPTSSRARYQSRSRSRDRDRDRGRHRYGGSKPFRDYDRGGSGRYYRRRSRSTSRDRHRSSSRSYRSTSRPRGNIGTGSNRRDRSPKIMKKLVDY